In the Salvia miltiorrhiza cultivar Shanhuang (shh) chromosome 8, IMPLAD_Smil_shh, whole genome shotgun sequence genome, AATTACGAGGTTTTATGGAAAATATGAACGTATTAATTATTGATCGAGgtatataaatatttgtcaCTATTGGAATTacacccaaaaaaaattaaatttagagattattattattattattattattattattattattattattattattattaaaagtcgGAGAAATAATTTACCGAATACTATTTGATTCTGAAACTTCTACAAAATATCTATTCCGGAATTTTATCCTGTTCAAATAAGATTATTGTTATATGAATTTATTATCTCAATATTTTAGAGGTAAATGTGAAAAGCTGGTAAAAAGCGGATAGTTagttagtgtgtgtgtgtgtgtgatgttGAGCTGATAAAGGAATAAAAGAATTTATGAGATTTGGTAAGTTTGAATTTATGTTATTTGGAgtatttgaaattataaaaatatatagggTGGTGTTTAAGAATTTATTGGCAAAGTGTGGGGATTTGATAGagataattaaacaaaattttgGTTCAGAACTTTAAATTTAGCTCCTAGCAAGTCTTGCCTTAGTGTGGAGATTAATTAGATTTGTAATCCATCTCTCTTGTACCGTTTGAATTTATGTATATCTCGTTTTCAAATTGCCCTTCCCGTGCACTTTTTGAATGAATTTACTTACATACATAAATGTTGAGCTGAATAAGCAGTAATTTAATTATGTATGATAAATGAACTTAAACTGGAAAGGAGatgattttatttgttgtttattttcaatataAGCATGTAAAAATAGGAGTAATTTCGTTTCAACAAAATTGATTAATAGGGACAGTTACAAAATATTACAAAATTTATTACTACATCTTTAAGTGTAATAAAATTTAGTTACACTCatatatgcatttatataaatattgttgcatataaaaatgtaaataaattttatatgcatAAATTATTGCGTTATACACAAAAAAATTGTGTATATAattttcatttaagaaaaattGAGCTAATTGACTTAAGGGTTCGAGTCCATAGTGAGccgatctttaaatttttttgtttaattattaattaatcatatatatatatatatatatatatatatatataaaagatataataTCAAAATGCGAAAGCCTAACAAGATTTTAAATACTGTCACGTTATATCAAAGAAACATAAGAGGATGAGATCTCAAATATAGGTGTGCATAGTGCGTCTTAAATTTGAATTCCCAGTTAAAGTAAAGATGGAAAAAGAATTTTTTACAACCAATTCACCAAAAAtgtcttattattatttattttttttccatttctACGCTACGTTTGTATTGAACAATAATTCTACTTTTTGATCAATAATTTTCAGGGAGTTGCGGAAAAGAGGCGTTCGAACTGTAATCGTGCGCCGACAAAAACATTTTTCCTAACTGATAGCATTGGACTTTACCTCAATTTTAAACAAAACGTTATTTGGATATGACATTTAAATTTCGATGACATATGCATGAGAACTTTATAACCATAACGAAAAAATTGTATTTAGAAAAAAGTGTGTAGTTTTGATGCAGACAATAAACAATTGAAATCTTCTACACAAGGAACTCGTTTCATATTCTAATGTTTAATTGTACTCTAGAAGCTTCTTGATTTGATATTGATATATTACAGATTGAATGTGTATTGTCCCCGGAACGAGTACGCGCTGCCGGGGGACGTCTTCATGCTTCATAGAATTAGAGTATCACTCGGGGATGacacgaatttaaaaaaatatttgatagaTAATATGTTGAGAGGAGAAAgagatcaatttttttttaaagtgatAATAATTGATAGATAATGTGTGGGGTCATGTCCGAAAATGAAAGTAATATACTTTTTTATGGGCCAGATGGAaaaaaagtaatactccctccgtcccatttcaaATGTCTCGTAACTATAGGTGTCCTGCTCAATTTGAAATGGGACGGAAGAAGTATTTTTTATGGAACGAAGAGAATGCTATTAATTTTGAGTTATGCTCAATTTAAATCCTTGTTAaagtaaatgaaaaaaaaatggacgAAGTTAAATGTCCGTCAAGAATAGAGAAATTTTACACTCCTTAGGGGACTATTTGCTATTTTTcccttaattttattataaatacaaaattgccacgcaattttaaaattaatttaaaattgaaagttaTGTATGAGGTAgtgtaaaaaaataaagagtGCATAAATTTGGGGGACGTACcaacaataaaaaatatgcataaatatgagggacgaagagagtattataaatatattatagatcACTAATCATGTTAAAGATCATATACTAAAGTAACTTTGTAATAACTAAATACTATTATTGAAACTCGTGTACTGTTCTACCAATAATAAAAGTTGCAAGAAAGTGTGTGAGATAGTGGGGCGTGAATGTGATGTGAAATTGTcactcaaatcaatttgaaattgagagTTGCCTTTTTATATTACTAgcacactacaagaaaatgcggctctaacgatcgaaatttcggtcgttaaaacccaaaaatcggtcgttaatatttttaacgatcgatttaacgaccgtttttttcggtcgttgtttgcatcgtcgcctgagtttaacgaccgttttttcggtcgttaaatttaacgaccgattttttatttttaacgactgaaatttcggtctttaaattttgaaaaaaaaaataaaaaataaaaataaaaataaattatttttttaaataacgaccgaaattttattttaaactaccgaaatttcggtcgttaaaaactaataaaaaaaataaaattttgaattttttttttaatatctttgtatcccacaagtatttttagtgtaatctaatgtattttgaccttaattgcataccatttgacgaacttcccagtaggtcacctatcttacttgtgctctcaGTCAAACACGCTTAATCTTGAAGTTCCTTTTGAGTAGTCACCactcaccagtacagaacactcgtattattgatatatatatatagtacctattaattcatttaaactctaattcaatataaaatatcattaataattcataaccttataatatgtcgagataataactaagatttgtggtgccggcgaaacattaacggtaaatatacgatcgaatttaaaataataaaaaattatattatcgcaattaaaaaaagaaaagaaaatatgagtatgaaaaataacaataatatatatatatatataatcaaaaaataaaaataaaaataaaaataaaaataaaaataaaaataaatgaaaataaaaacgaaatttaaaaattttaaaaattgaaaaaataatattaacgaccgattattcggtcgttaataaataaaataaaaaaaataaaaaaataaaaataaataaataaaaataattttaacgatcgaaaaattcgatctataaaaaaataattaaaaaaatatttttttatttaaaaaataaaaaaaataatattaacgagcgaataattcggtcgttaaaaaaaacttaattttttttaaaaaaattatttttaaaacaaaaaataaaaaaaatatattaacgaccgaattttcggtcgttaaaatttaaaaaataattaaaatataaaaaaaaaattacgacCGAcaattcggtcgttaagaaaaataaaatattaaaatattaaaaaaataattagcgaccgaattttcggtcgttaaaaaataaaaaaataataaaatataaaatcgatcgttaaacggtcgtaaatcgatcgttaaggccgcaaaattaacgaccgaaaatttcggtcgttaatcgcgtgttttcttgtagtggcaTTTGCTCTCCGTGCAATGtatggaaaatatttttatattctatatttatataaaattgatatcaactcaattatcatatttataaatattataaaaattaattttaattgaatatagtTGAGTTGAAGatataagttttaaaaaaaaaaaaaaaacaatttgtcATAAAAAACATAGAAGAtataagttttaataaaatgaaaattttaattttaattttaataacaactcaattttaattttaattgatatcataaaaaaaacaaagaagatataagttttaataaaatgaaaatgaaaataaaaataaaaataaaaatagaaaagaaatgaaaaataaatttattcaaaaaaatattagagAGGATAGAGAATGTTTTAAAAtgttaatctttaaataaatataatttttatattttaaatcaatcatttacataaaatatatcgtcgtgatctttaatttgatatgtatattaaatattttataattagtcgaatttcataattttaaaaagaaataaaaccaaaaaaagatagagaaaaatgaaataaaaagaaaaaataccaCTCCCTCTGTCGAATttcaatttgtcatttttgttCTTCCTTATAAAATACATGTagtctatttttggtaagttttccaCTCAAAAAAAAGTAGGACCTCTTACTCCACTCATAATacattcaactattttattaagaTACGTGTCATTTAGAAACGAATACTTTTTATAAAGACGGAgtgaatatataatttataaataaattttttattttaccataattataaaattatcattcaagctaaaaattaatttaaaattgatttctaaTTGAATGTTGCTTTTTTAATATAGCATAAGAAAAATCGATTGTAGAGTATAGATGTGGCAAATATAATAGtaatctatctattattaaatAGAATACATTTTTGAGAGCCCACATTCATTCTCTATCCTACGTAGCGCTCTCAATAATCTCCATTCTCTTTTTTCTAATTTCTACATTTTACtcattttcaataataattaaatatacatatattatttgATTCATCATTAATTTCCCATCATTAACATCAATTAGTTATCATCTTGCATTTGGAAAGATAAAATTTATGCTCATTAATTAAAACCTTCCTTATATAATGGCATCAAttacttttcatattttatacgaTATTAGttatattctaattttaaaaaaaaaatgcatcatGTTCAAGGATTTATGCTTTAGTATATTATTGCTTTTTTATACAGatctataatattatttatttatactctAATAACATaagtcatttatatttttcatattttatactataatattGGCTCTATTTAAGCTTCAACCAAAGCAAATCAAATGCATCATGTTCAAAGTTTCACAATAAAATATGATAGTAAGGCCAAATTGTCGTTTTTCAAAACATTCATTAGTgttcttttagtttttttaattcACCTTTTGGAAATGATATTTCTTTAATTGATATTATTCTAATTATTCATTAATATTTATCAATCAGCTAATTAATTGGCATGTTACGAAACATAATTTGTGGCAATATTAATTACATTAataaattttccttttttatacTAATTTTCACCTATAAATTATAGAATTTTGCAACCAATTTCATCCACAATATTACTTCTTTATGCATCTTCATTCTCTTTTCCTATTCAGCAGCTGCGAATGCtatgatatatattgtattGTGTGTTAGCAAATTAAGATGATTCTGAAAGTCTCAAGAGAAATAAGAATTTTCTCATAAATAAGAGATCTCAAGGATTCTTGTTGAAGCAGAAGCTCTAGATCTTAGTCTTAGCAAGGAAACCATCACAAATTGCTTACATtgtaaaaaaaagtataaaactCCATCTAAAGAGAATAATGTCTCCAAATGTTGGTTTGATGTATCATTTTCAAATAGATTTGAGAGATATAGATTAATGGCATGTTGTACAATATATAAATCTAGATTTGTGATTAATATGTATATCTTGATTGTTGATTAATATTAATCAACCAATAATAAGAAGTTCCAAAATATAGTTTGTGGcaaaaaatattgattataaCAATAAATTTTCTAATTCTATATTATTTTTCTACCTTTAATTTCTAGAATTCTTCAATCAATTTCACTAACATTTCATATTGTCTATGCTTACTCATTCAGACATTTGCAATTAAAAGAGTATtttcaatattatatttgttgtATTTTCTTCATTCAGAGTTTCAGACTTTTCAACCAACCAATGAAGTATATATTTTCCTTCATTCTGAtttttcaattatatgtatTTTCACTCTAATGGATTTACATTTATTGTTGAAGAAATATATCATGAATGCTTTTTCTTAACCTTGTGCTTTCATGTATGTATAGTCAGATTTTGTTGGTAGTAGTAATAAGAAGTTGTGTTACTTGTGCATGTCAGTATATATACTCGATGATGTACTATAGTAATTGatattcattgaaaaaattgaaatactaaTTAGAATATAATAGACTAAGTAATTATTGGGaaactaattaaaatagtaGACTAAGTAACTACTTAGAATTATAATAAGAAActgaaattaatattaaaaggATAAGGAAACAAATTACTATTAGAAAACTAATTAAAACATAGTAATAGATTAAGTAactaatttgaaaaataaactaatctatatattaaatttattaattatatataaaaattaaatatattgaaTGCACTATATTCATCCTCAATTTTAGGTGGCATCTTCTCCATTGTCCATTCTTAGCTATTATAAAACCTCTATCCCACATGAAAAACATATTAAACTTTAACAattcataacctaaataaaatgaCATTCATCATTCCTATATTAGGCATTTGTTATTCCTATATTGATCTTCTATTAAACTTTATCATGGATAAATTTGCGATTCGTGTGGGTTTCACCACATGGCGAATCCCcccaattttttattattattttttaaaatcggaTTCGCGAATCGGGTGCGTCCACCTCACGAATCTGGTGCATTTAGGGTGCATTGAGggttattttgaataatttcattatttttaggctcttttacaattttttttaatttattgccCTACAATTATTTGTGTCTCTTCGATCCCTCAACAAAGAAGAATtcaattttaagaaattataatCCTACTAGATTTTATTTTCTAAGTTCTATCATAATTAGTAGTaaactaataaattaaataattataagaaTACAAGTGGCAGATTGAAATGCTTTATCTTGCAATTTCAGCTattatatgtattttatttcttaatatttGACTTATATTTGCAATGCAACATTTAATTTATGAATGTTCTTactttttttcaatttgattggtcatatataataaaatatataaatataacagacgtatccttcacgaatcgcaTAGATCCTATATGTTTTGAAAATCTGTATCCCCACACccgaatcgtatcgctcccgcacGCGCCCCCTCACACCTGTACAACATAGAGTATCATGTTAGTTGATATttctatttgaatttttttattattttaattctttgtTATTTATACATTAATAATTAATGTATATTTTGTATTGTTCGAATTTTGGTTGAGATGTATAATCAACTAATCTAACAAagtatatttgattatttagctattttataaaatgaaaatgtaTAGTAAcaacaattttttattaattctctAATTATTACGggtatgaatttgtaaattctAAATGAGTTTCATCGCAAATATATACTTTGaatttgattatttatattttcttattcatattattaatataCCATAGTTGTTACAAGTTATTTGATTGGGtagatttttataaaatttaaactgGTTCGACAAATTGGCACATATTACTATATGAGTCAAGAATGGATAATAAAATCACTTACTAATAGAGGTTTggactaataaaattacatatataaatgaaatatctaaactGATTAGAGTTCTATTTGTTAGAGAGTTGACAATTGAAGttatggttgaatataatttcatatttgatgatgtgatgctcaaaactctagacgagatgatgctctttcaagtttcagataagatgatgctcataagttAGCGGTGATCTGtaggggtgtaagtgagtcgagctagctcgcgagctactcgGGATCGGCTCGAAGattactcgaaatcgactcgatggtagtcgagtcgagctcgagctcgagctactcgagttggtaccgagcccgagttcgagtttcgtgatactcgactcgttaggctcgcgagcctaatcgagctcaagtaattagtatataatatattatatattagcccaaaattaaatatatttaaaacccACAAAATGGCCCAAACGAGCTCGAGTTCACCGAGTTtgaacgagctcgagctcaacgagcttaaatgagctcgagctcgagctcaaactcgAGCAAGACTCCACAATCGAGCTtaaccgagtcgagctcgagctcacaaATATGacatcgagtcgagctcgagctcaaaaaaatcaagctcggccgagtcgagctcgagctcgagcttcatCAAAATAGTCGAGCTCGAGTCTGAGCATGGcaatactcgactcgactcggctcatttacacccctagtgatctgtcaagtttgagacgagatgatgcccacaacttggttgcttttaaaactccaaatgatttATTTGATGTTCGATAACTCAGTTATGAACTTTTAAACATCAAGGCGAGAtgattttcataattagttatgatcttacaagttcgattatgatctttcaaactccagataaaattattatcaaaaggaaaattaaaaatattaaacaaaattaataaatcttgtaaaaCCAAATGAAACAAATCCCTCTAAAAAAAGGCAACAAATAAATCCTTCATCGTACCtatatcaaatttatatatttttctactttttttctCTTACccgtcaactttttataaaatttcatatgaaagcTTATAGGagtataaaagagtatttttattatctcaaaaaaattgatatttaattgttaaaagttgttgagattaatatatactccctccgtccacgaaggAGTATATATTAAATGGATTTGGAGGTTTTTAAATGGGAAAAATCTGCTGTGGGTTAGGGTGATTAGGGCAAGCCAAGGGGAGTTGAGTTGGGATGGAGAAGGATTCTGGGTCGGGGGTAATAGAGGCTTGGGTGTGGGGTGGTGGAAGCGGGTCCTGGAGTTAAGTCGGGGGAGAAGGACAAATGGCTTAGGGAGAACCTTGCTTTGAGAATTGGGGAGGGTAATCAACTGAGTTTTTGGAATCAATGTTGGGCGGGGGGGTAGAACTTTGGCGGAAGAGTTTCCACGACTCTTTCACCTTAGCGCTCACTGGGAAGGTAGCGCTCACCGGGCAGGGGGTAGAACTTTGGAATCATTCTGGTACCATGTGCAATGAAAAAAATTTCCTTGCctacgcaaaaaaaaaaaaaatccctccgttcacgaaagaactttctatcttttctttttgggacgtatacaaaaaaacttcctacctattttttgactataccccaccacttataattactcttactttttacttttcacaactctcaatattaattataacacttttcaccactcccaatacactaaactaccttttattcactctcaatacattcaacaacattttttcttaaaacccgtgtcactcactcttaggaagttctttcatagacagaaggagtataatttaaaatgtatcgctaatttaattaattatataaataatttatataaaaatatttgatatattttatcataaaaatagcgtaaaatatataaattacaaaatatataaatttcgacgggtaatacactagtgtAGTATTACCGGATTAAATAAAGATATGAGTTGAGCCCTCTTCAGCCGCTCTTGTCTTCTACCAAATTACCCTTCCCGTTTCTGCAATTAGGGTTTGGTTCTTGAGTTGCAGCGCTAAAACTTGATCGAAAATTCACGATGAAGAAAGGTGGAGGAGTTTCCGAGCGATACGGAGACAAAGAGACGGAAATAGGCGGCGTCACGaacaagaagaagatgaagaagaatatGCAGAGACTCGGAGGGCGAGGTGGCCTGTCTCTCGCATCATTCGCGAATGCTAAGGCTAGGAATGACAATTACAATCCTTCGGTTATCAGTATGTTTCTCTATTTCTCCTTTTCTTAAAGTTTGCATATCTTGATAATTACTTTACTCTATTTTTCGTTTAATGTGGTAAGTAGTTAGTATAGTGAAACTTGAAATCAGAAATTGACTTAATCTTGTTGTTTGGTTCTTATTCTCCGGCGTTTGCTAGTTTTAGTTTATGTTTTCTGGTGAAATTTGAAGTTATCTTGCGGATTGCAATATGAATGTGTGTTGGGTAGCAAAATTTGTGCAAAAATTGGTGACTATGTTGAAGGATGCAACGACGAGTTGTGAAATATCCTTATTTTGTATAAACGTTTGAATTATGTTATTCTATTGTTTCCTCAATCAAAAATTTGGGTTTGCTTGATACTCGTTCAATGGTTATTTGGAGCTTGCGCATAAATGTTAGCTAATTGATTTTTCACCAAAACAAAATTGCTCTGCACAGAGTTTATTGGAATAGCTGTAGATTAGTAGGATGAAGTGATAAATGGAAGTAAGAGCTTTCAATTCTTTTGTTGGATTGGGGAGAAGGGTTTGCATGAAACTCGGTATGAATTATTTGTGGCATTAGATGGTTGTCGCGACAACTTAGGCATAAGAAACATAATCACAGCTGTGGAGGTTTCGAGACTCGATTTTGTTGGTCTTGGAATTTAGTTTAAATTTTGCTGCATTCAGTATGATTGGCTTTGTTTATCACGATCACTAAGTTGAACTTTTGTTCACCAATTTATCACCTGTTTATGCTTCTAGTGGTGATAAGGTTTTAGATTTGGGGACACTGCAATCATGTCTATAATTGTGAGATGTAACACTTATGCAGGGGACTAAGTGTTGCTGCATCCTATACCTACCTACTAAACAATTGGTTTCTTCTGCAGAAAAGCAAAGAGAATTCTATAAAAATGCTAAGTATGTTAAGAAATATAAGAAGACGATAAACCAACAAGAGCACCGGAGCACTCCTTCCACTACCCAAGGACTGTTAGAGGTTTGAGTTTATTCCCAATCGAATCattttctatttctttcttgCCATTCTTGGTTCTTATGGGGTTTATAGGTTGAAGTATGAACCTAGATATGCTCCTTGTATCTAAATGTATTAGTGGATTCTGAGGTTGATTTCATCTCAAATTAACAATTTGGTTGATGGCAGGGTGAAAATGTGGCAAACGAGGTTAATCGTGCTAGGCAGAAGAAGACGATGTACAAGAAGAATGCAAGGAACCTCCAAGAGTTGTACGAGAAGAAGCACGAGGAGCAGGAGAAGGCTAGGATAGAGAGGGAAGCGATGATTGAGGCAaagaaggaagagagagaggcaTCAGAAGCTCGAAGGAGGGCTCTCAAGGAAAAAATGTATAAGAAAACGAGGTCTGGCCAACCTGTCATGAAATATAGAGTTGAGCATATGTTGGAAACAATACAAGCTTCAACAAGTTGAAACTCCTTTTGCTTtatatgttaaattttactatcaaaaatgcttctctctctctaaatttttTAGCTTTACTGCTGATATATTTCCCCATAGTCACCTTGGAAGTGTTCTGTAATGAAATGCCAATTCTTCAACTATTTTTTAGTGTGTGAAATATCAGTGTACAACTGCACAGAGAATGTGAGAGACAGTCAAGTTGTATTTTGTGTAATGGGATTTGAGCGCCCCCCTTAGAGAGTGGATCTAAAATCAAATAACACTAAATATTTGTATATATTCTTCTCATAAAAAATGTTATAAAAATGTTATACGTATCTTATTATATTATGTATTATATTACTCCTGTCGTCATAATTAACTTGATTAATATTCTTTTTTGGACGGTCTAAGTTGAGCAATTTTCTTatatggaataaatataatcaagAAAATATCTaatcatttattcattttagTATCAAATGCATTTAA is a window encoding:
- the LOC131000500 gene encoding uncharacterized protein LOC131000500, giving the protein MKKGGGVSERYGDKETEIGGVTNKKKMKKNMQRLGGRGGLSLASFANAKARNDNYNPSVIKKQREFYKNAKYVKKYKKTINQQEHRSTPSTTQGLLEGENVANEVNRARQKKTMYKKNARNLQELYEKKHEEQEKARIEREAMIEAKKEEREASEARRRALKEKMYKKTRSGQPVMKYRVEHMLETIQASTS